The following are from one region of the Takifugu rubripes chromosome 16, fTakRub1.2, whole genome shotgun sequence genome:
- the rnf8 gene encoding E3 ubiquitin-protein ligase rnf8 isoform X1: MESVATNSSVAEEEDDGDSDVSCLMRVGRNSDWLRFYENSEITVGRGLDVTYQLLSPSCPLMISRLHCTFRQRDDGQWTVTDKKSLNGVWVNGSRIPAEEAHQLKLGDSIQLGVPIIGSEVEFNYVLVKRPLKDIKEFFLKGPKDSPKVVILPKKPKRKLVVEEVEPSTSKPKLYRCSSAGKTFAKACPLSPVKCKQKLGHIQTQQCGASRGAQEVDQPSHILCDTDNLQTYSQNILILRRQVDSTQKQVESLGEEPQQTDPLREVQVRELQAQLETLRSKMHQMEALERSFSQTQQQLEAQKTQQEEKLMKKKLQDALQEQKKVIDELALSRQAYEEILFAKNKELEVTKEEKEKACAQKEEVVTQVTEVLENELQCIICSELFIEAVILNCAHSFCCYCIKQWRKKKDECPICRQAILSQTRCLALDNCINSMVENLSLDMKARRQTLIAERKEPDSAEVMVISDGENEDTLDSSWSSDSEYSLVTIDSSIHLDSSPFSICSLESCDESED, encoded by the exons aTGGAGAGTGTGGCGACCAATTCTTctgtggctgaggaggaagacgacgGAGACTCGGATGTGTCTTGTTTAATGAGAGTCGGCAGAAATTCAGACTGGCTCCGGTTTTACGAGAACTCCGAG ATAACAGTTGGTCGTGGATTGGACGTAACCTACCAGTTGTTGTCCCCAAGTTGTCCTCTGATGATCTCCAGACTCCACTGCACCTTCAGACAAAGGGACGATGGCCAGTGGACAGTCACGGACAAGAAG AGTCTTAATGGAGTTTGGGTGAACGGAAGCCGGATACCTGCTGAGGAAGCCCATCAGCTGAAGCTTGGAGACTCCATACAACTTGGGGTTCCCATCATTGGTTCTGAGGTGGAGTTTAACTACGTTCTTGTAAAACGGCCTCTCAAAGACATTAAAGAGTTTTTCCTAAAGGGACCGAAAGATTCCCCCAAAGTAGTCATCCTTCCAAAGAAACCTAAGAGAAAGTTAGTGGTGGAAGAAGTTGAGCCATCCACCTCAAAGCCCAAGCTTTACCGGTGCTCTTCGGCAGGCAAAACCTTTGCAAAAGCGTGTCCTTTATCACCGGTGAAATGCAAACAAAAGCTCGGTCACATCCAAACACAACAATGTGGAGCCAGCAGAGGAGCCCAGGAAGTGGACCAGCCCTCTCATATCCTGTGTGATACAGACAACTTGCAGAC GTACAGCCAGAACATCCTGATTCTGAGGCGGCAGGTGGACAGTACCCAGAAACAGGTAGAATCGCTGGGCGAGGAGCCTCAGCAGACCGACCCTCTCAGAGAAGTGCAGGTCAGGGAGCTGCAGGCTCAGCTCGAGACCCTCAGATCTAAGATGCACCAGATGGAGGCGCTGGAGAGGTCTTTCAGCCAAACTCAACAGCAGCTAGAA GCACAGAAAACGCAGCAAGAAGAGAAGCTGATGAAGAAAAAGCTACAGGATGCCTTACAAGAG cAAAAAAAGGTAATCGATGAACTCGCCCTTTCCCGGCAAGCCTATGAAGAAATTCTCTTTGCCAAAAATAAAGAACTTGAAGTAACAAAG gaggaaaaagaaaaggcgtGCGCCCAGAAGGAAGAGGTGGTGACACAAGTGACTGAAGTTCTGGAAAACGAGCTTCAGTGCATCATCTGTTCCGAGCTCTTCATTGAG GCAGTCATCCTGAACTGTGCTCACAGCTTCTGCTGTTATTGCATCAAGCAGTGGCGGAAAAAGAAAGACGAGTGCCCCATCTGCCGACAGGCCATCCTCTCTCAGACCCGCTGCCTGGCTCTGGACAACTGCATCAACAGCATGGTGGAAAACCTCAGCCTGGACATGAAGGCGCGGCGGCAGACACTTATTGCTGAGCGGAAAG AACCTGACTCCGCTGAGGTGATGGTGATCAGTGACGGCGAAAACGAGGACACGCtggacagcagctggagcagcgacAGCGAATACAGCTTGGTGACCATCGACAGCAGCATCCATCTGGACTCCAGCCCCTTCAGCATCTGTTCTCTTGAAAGCTGCGATGAGTCAGAGGATTAG
- the rnf8 gene encoding E3 ubiquitin-protein ligase rnf8 isoform X3 yields MESVATNSSVAEEEDDGDSDVSCLMRVGRNSDWLRFYENSEITVGRGLDVTYQLLSPSCPLMISRLHCTFRQRDDGQWTVTDKKSLNGVWVNGSRIPAEEAHQLKLGDSIQLGVPIIGSEVEFNYVLVKRPLKDIKEFFLKGPKDSPKVVILPKKPKRKLVVEEVEPSTSKPKLYRCSSAGKTFAKACPLSPVKCKQKLGHIQTQQCGASRGAQEVDQPSHILCDTDNLQTYSQNILILRRQVDSTQKQVESLGEEPQQTDPLREVQVRELQAQLETLRSKMHQMEALERSFSQTQQQLEAQKTQQEEKLMKKKLQDALQEQKKVIDELALSRQAYEEILFAKNKELEVTKEEKEKACAQKEEVVTQVTEVLENELQCIICSELFIEAVILNCAHSFCCYCIKQWRKKKDECPICRQAILSQTRCLALDNCINSMVENLSLDMKARRQTLIAERKGERT; encoded by the exons aTGGAGAGTGTGGCGACCAATTCTTctgtggctgaggaggaagacgacgGAGACTCGGATGTGTCTTGTTTAATGAGAGTCGGCAGAAATTCAGACTGGCTCCGGTTTTACGAGAACTCCGAG ATAACAGTTGGTCGTGGATTGGACGTAACCTACCAGTTGTTGTCCCCAAGTTGTCCTCTGATGATCTCCAGACTCCACTGCACCTTCAGACAAAGGGACGATGGCCAGTGGACAGTCACGGACAAGAAG AGTCTTAATGGAGTTTGGGTGAACGGAAGCCGGATACCTGCTGAGGAAGCCCATCAGCTGAAGCTTGGAGACTCCATACAACTTGGGGTTCCCATCATTGGTTCTGAGGTGGAGTTTAACTACGTTCTTGTAAAACGGCCTCTCAAAGACATTAAAGAGTTTTTCCTAAAGGGACCGAAAGATTCCCCCAAAGTAGTCATCCTTCCAAAGAAACCTAAGAGAAAGTTAGTGGTGGAAGAAGTTGAGCCATCCACCTCAAAGCCCAAGCTTTACCGGTGCTCTTCGGCAGGCAAAACCTTTGCAAAAGCGTGTCCTTTATCACCGGTGAAATGCAAACAAAAGCTCGGTCACATCCAAACACAACAATGTGGAGCCAGCAGAGGAGCCCAGGAAGTGGACCAGCCCTCTCATATCCTGTGTGATACAGACAACTTGCAGAC GTACAGCCAGAACATCCTGATTCTGAGGCGGCAGGTGGACAGTACCCAGAAACAGGTAGAATCGCTGGGCGAGGAGCCTCAGCAGACCGACCCTCTCAGAGAAGTGCAGGTCAGGGAGCTGCAGGCTCAGCTCGAGACCCTCAGATCTAAGATGCACCAGATGGAGGCGCTGGAGAGGTCTTTCAGCCAAACTCAACAGCAGCTAGAA GCACAGAAAACGCAGCAAGAAGAGAAGCTGATGAAGAAAAAGCTACAGGATGCCTTACAAGAG cAAAAAAAGGTAATCGATGAACTCGCCCTTTCCCGGCAAGCCTATGAAGAAATTCTCTTTGCCAAAAATAAAGAACTTGAAGTAACAAAG gaggaaaaagaaaaggcgtGCGCCCAGAAGGAAGAGGTGGTGACACAAGTGACTGAAGTTCTGGAAAACGAGCTTCAGTGCATCATCTGTTCCGAGCTCTTCATTGAG GCAGTCATCCTGAACTGTGCTCACAGCTTCTGCTGTTATTGCATCAAGCAGTGGCGGAAAAAGAAAGACGAGTGCCCCATCTGCCGACAGGCCATCCTCTCTCAGACCCGCTGCCTGGCTCTGGACAACTGCATCAACAGCATGGTGGAAAACCTCAGCCTGGACATGAAGGCGCGGCGGCAGACACTTATTGCTGAGCGGAAAGGTGAGAG AACCTGA
- the rnf8 gene encoding E3 ubiquitin-protein ligase rnf8 isoform X2, which produces MESVATNSSVAEEEDDGDSDVSCLMRVGRNSDWLRFYENSEITVGRGLDVTYQLLSPSCPLMISRLHCTFRQRDDGQWTVTDKKSLNGVWVNGSRIPAEEAHQLKLGDSIQLGVPIIGSEVEFNYVLVKRPLKDIKEFFLKGPKDSPKVVILPKKPKRKLVVEEVEPSTSKPKLYRCSSAGKTFAKACPLSPVKCKQKLGHIQTQQCGASRGAQEVDQPSHILCDTDNLQTYSQNILILRRQVDSTQKQVESLGEEPQQTDPLREVQVRELQAQLETLRSKMHQMEALERSFSQTQQQLEAQKTQQEEKLMKKKLQDALQEQKKVIDELALSRQAYEEILFAKNKELEVTKEEKEKACAQKEEVVTQVTEVLENELQCIICSELFIEAVILNCAHSFCCYCIKQWRKKKDECPICRQAILSQTRCLALDNCINSMVENLSLDMKARRQTLIAERKAKELNPTVCGTEVGLGNILG; this is translated from the exons aTGGAGAGTGTGGCGACCAATTCTTctgtggctgaggaggaagacgacgGAGACTCGGATGTGTCTTGTTTAATGAGAGTCGGCAGAAATTCAGACTGGCTCCGGTTTTACGAGAACTCCGAG ATAACAGTTGGTCGTGGATTGGACGTAACCTACCAGTTGTTGTCCCCAAGTTGTCCTCTGATGATCTCCAGACTCCACTGCACCTTCAGACAAAGGGACGATGGCCAGTGGACAGTCACGGACAAGAAG AGTCTTAATGGAGTTTGGGTGAACGGAAGCCGGATACCTGCTGAGGAAGCCCATCAGCTGAAGCTTGGAGACTCCATACAACTTGGGGTTCCCATCATTGGTTCTGAGGTGGAGTTTAACTACGTTCTTGTAAAACGGCCTCTCAAAGACATTAAAGAGTTTTTCCTAAAGGGACCGAAAGATTCCCCCAAAGTAGTCATCCTTCCAAAGAAACCTAAGAGAAAGTTAGTGGTGGAAGAAGTTGAGCCATCCACCTCAAAGCCCAAGCTTTACCGGTGCTCTTCGGCAGGCAAAACCTTTGCAAAAGCGTGTCCTTTATCACCGGTGAAATGCAAACAAAAGCTCGGTCACATCCAAACACAACAATGTGGAGCCAGCAGAGGAGCCCAGGAAGTGGACCAGCCCTCTCATATCCTGTGTGATACAGACAACTTGCAGAC GTACAGCCAGAACATCCTGATTCTGAGGCGGCAGGTGGACAGTACCCAGAAACAGGTAGAATCGCTGGGCGAGGAGCCTCAGCAGACCGACCCTCTCAGAGAAGTGCAGGTCAGGGAGCTGCAGGCTCAGCTCGAGACCCTCAGATCTAAGATGCACCAGATGGAGGCGCTGGAGAGGTCTTTCAGCCAAACTCAACAGCAGCTAGAA GCACAGAAAACGCAGCAAGAAGAGAAGCTGATGAAGAAAAAGCTACAGGATGCCTTACAAGAG cAAAAAAAGGTAATCGATGAACTCGCCCTTTCCCGGCAAGCCTATGAAGAAATTCTCTTTGCCAAAAATAAAGAACTTGAAGTAACAAAG gaggaaaaagaaaaggcgtGCGCCCAGAAGGAAGAGGTGGTGACACAAGTGACTGAAGTTCTGGAAAACGAGCTTCAGTGCATCATCTGTTCCGAGCTCTTCATTGAG GCAGTCATCCTGAACTGTGCTCACAGCTTCTGCTGTTATTGCATCAAGCAGTGGCGGAAAAAGAAAGACGAGTGCCCCATCTGCCGACAGGCCATCCTCTCTCAGACCCGCTGCCTGGCTCTGGACAACTGCATCAACAGCATGGTGGAAAACCTCAGCCTGGACATGAAGGCGCGGCGGCAGACACTTATTGCTGAGCGGAAAG CAAAGGAGCTAAATCCAACAGTGTGCGGCACCGAGGTAGGACTTGGTAATATTTTAGGCTAA
- the aida gene encoding axin interactor, dorsalization-associated protein gives MSDVNKTIQKWHASFKKGTDFDSWGQLVEAIDEYQILARHLQKVQSAASADFTEDQKKTIGKIATCLEMRSASLQCTQSKEEFKLEELKKLETIIQNILTYNKEFPFDVQPVPLRKILAPGEEENLELEEDEEDGAGAAGSTEVLPSRSPGTLLPRLPSEPGMSLLTIKIEKIGLKDAGQCIDPYMTVSVKDLNGVDINPVQDTPVATRKEDTYIHFSVDVEIQRHVEKLPKGAAIFFEFKHYKPKKKFTSTKCFAFMEMDEIKAGPIVIELYKKPPDFKRKKLQLLTKKQLYLHLHQTLHTDS, from the exons ATGTCTGATGTCAACAAGACCATCCAGAAGTGGCACGCCAGTTTCAAGAAAGGCACAGACTTTGACTCGTGGGGACAATTAGTGGAGGCTATTGATGAGTACCAAAT TTTGGCCCGGCATCTGCAGAAGGTGCAGTCAGCCGCTTCCGCAGACTTCACAGAGGATCAGAAG AAAACCATAGGAAAAATTGCAACATGCCTGGAAATGAGAAGTGCCAGTTTGCAG TGCACGCAGTCAAAGGAAGAATTCAAGTTagaagaactgaagaaactGGAAACTA TAATCCAAAACATACTGACCTACAACAAGGAATTCCCATTCGACGTCCAGCCAGTTCCCTTAAG GAAAATCCTTGCTCCGGGCGAAGAAGAGAACCTGGagttggaggaggatgaggaagatggcgCAGGAGCGGCAGGTTCCACGGAAGTCCTTCCCTCTCGCTCCCCTG gtACCTTGTTGCCACGGCTGCCCTCAGAACCCGGGATGTCGTTACTGACAATTAAGATAGAAAAAATTGGGCTGAAGGATGCGGGGCAGTGCATCGATCCTTACATGACTGTTAGCGTCAAAG ATTTGAACGGCGTGGATATAAACCCAGTGCAGGACACCCCTGTGGCCACCAGGAAGGAAGATACCTACATTCACTTCAGTGTGGACGTGGAGATCCAGAGACACGTGGAGAAACTACCCAAAG GAGCAGCTATCTTCTTCGAATTCAAGCACTACAAACCCAAGAAGAAGTTTACCAGCACAAAATGTTTCGCCTTCATGGAGATGGACGAGATCAAGGCCGGGCCCATCGTTATCGAGCT GTACAAGAAGCCCCCGGACTTCAAGAGAAAGaaactgcagctgctgacaAAGAAGCAGCTGtacctccacctccatcagaCGTTACACACGGACAGCTAA